One part of the Bacillus sp. FJAT-45350 genome encodes these proteins:
- a CDS encoding HAD family hydrolase yields the protein MMKAVVFDLDDTLLWDKKSVKEAFVLTCQAATDKYDVNPDELEEAVREAARELYASYETYEFTKMIGINPFEGLWGDFTDKIDKSFRAMKEIVPTYRKEAWTIGLQKLGIDDPAYGAELGELFPANRRKSPFVYEDTFKVLDELKKDYQLVLLTNGSPSLQNEKLDMTPELVPYFDYIVVSGAYGRGKPDPSIFEHVLTLVDATKEESIMVGDNLHTDILGSNRIGMNNVWINRDGKQIVDDIQPSYEIKELTELPALLQQLK from the coding sequence TTTGATTTAGATGATACACTATTATGGGATAAGAAAAGTGTTAAAGAAGCATTTGTCCTTACTTGCCAAGCAGCAACTGACAAATATGATGTAAACCCCGATGAATTAGAGGAAGCGGTTCGAGAAGCAGCACGTGAATTATACGCATCATATGAAACATATGAATTTACGAAAATGATCGGTATAAACCCATTCGAAGGTTTATGGGGAGACTTTACTGATAAAATCGATAAAAGCTTCCGTGCAATGAAAGAAATTGTCCCTACATATCGTAAAGAAGCATGGACAATAGGTTTACAGAAGTTAGGAATCGATGATCCTGCGTACGGTGCTGAGCTAGGAGAGCTATTCCCTGCAAACCGTAGAAAAAGTCCTTTCGTATACGAAGATACATTCAAAGTCTTAGACGAGCTAAAGAAAGACTATCAGCTCGTATTATTGACGAATGGTTCTCCTTCGTTACAAAATGAAAAGCTAGATATGACACCAGAACTAGTACCATATTTTGATTACATTGTTGTCTCTGGTGCATATGGTAGAGGTAAACCCGACCCATCTATCTTTGAGCATGTCCTTACATTAGTCGATGCTACAAAAGAAGAATCAATAATGGTTGGTGACAATCTCCATACTGACATTCTAGGTTCTAATCGAATTGGAATGAATAATGTTTGGATTAACCGTGATGGTAAACAGATTGTTGATGATATTCAACCAAGCTATGAAATCAAGGAATTAACTGAATTACCTGCTTTACTACAACAGCTTAAATAA